A genomic region of Epinephelus moara isolate mb chromosome 23, YSFRI_EMoa_1.0, whole genome shotgun sequence contains the following coding sequences:
- the utp20 gene encoding small subunit processome component 20 homolog: MKIKSKSSYHKSENTYRFLTFAERLANVNIDVIHRIDRTGSYAEDVETYFCEGLTKWRDLNLTEHFTTFLKEVSNQSQSFNMLVFHQKTIVECLKKHLAVKDSLAYQPLLDLVVQLARDLQTDFYPHFPDFFVLITSLLDTKDTEVLEWAFTCLSYLYKYLWRVMVKDMTNIYSLYSALLEHKKEHIRKFAAESFSFLMRKVPDLDALLSHVFSDLQQHPDKAEGAGQLLFEMCKGVRNMFHSCAANALPVALRKLGPSTNPGVSLPWDTVRDALDHMAQAAANHIDREHFLVLWESLQVSVVEVLGIMETKGEEAEQATEQLERLLFILHTLVSHKDGAKVTKPEAVCQTVLRLIQSSSLSASCSRLLLQITSSLLLGENISLPKALIQETVQKVFGSTVGQDLILEFTKEMFTMKQFEQLFLPSLLLFTAGLFGCGDPLSRHCGLDVLVSLILAKAPPPTDGSMAFETYPLLFTGQTTGVFSSKEASSATSEQPAVPELVLSLIQFPEEQNQSITDLSLPWSALVLLPHLRPIAPASVVPAVTAFLNHLLCEIETDKLGKAGLFVARQALSCLLTLDGSAQLLSLVTVDKINSILRKFPTDLSALLLGDLYYTRLSLSGVSEHLSHSALLELHQMLHANLSSNISKIRLLTLRILSQFEAELPPQTEGEENVEVQPVFAVCLQAELVPASVQEYREKLLHLRKLRQDLVQRSLPQGPPGTFQQVPLRYLIAMLFVNFRPLWDAVIELLVSHARGMDNKDFWRVYHEHLEMVAGLAEKELQENAEDDEEEEPGLQGEPGCDVIESGDVGVLFLEQLKSTSDPNDRTDFPNFRSLLWRCMTQFPERVEPRSRELSPLLLRLVRNEFYPADLLVAPTQDLRKVNDAAPEESGMAVEEEEEREEEEQEAEEGGKQQRKALPRRAAAKQLIAHLKVFAKFTNPRALYLESSLSELYHQLLCHQDQQIQRAALECVLTYKDSNIVPYKENLERLLDDKHFKEEIVHFNISEETGVVDASHRVRLIPFLMRILFGRLRSKAGSKFQGKASATSRSSIILRFLAGCQAEELGIFMDLLLEPVSHHSQGSCLAAVEKAVADTDVGAVLPLGRQHSLLNIINVVIHKLGHLIQSYLPKMLQILLCVTASVSTLLDKRIQLRAGCISPLKNLRRLGILRIQDFFDGFDSYSFSEDELDAVFQAVVWPQVCRLPTESPYSPTPLLKLIHLWCKNARYFPLLAKQKPNQPECDVLLNVFALLSAKNASPVTIAMVMDIAESLATTEDFVASEAETELSVNGCVFPQPKEGALIAADSLRKGSRVLLPHISTLLKYLSGVVRNTDRLKKKKFRAQVAKELNILSKVSRFVSDKEHSSVLISLLLPYLQKGNNPQETEIDILATVQNLLRQCAQPSAFLRPLSKLFSVIHNKLPRQALTNVFQTLSDLEPSLAYITDLATKLNAFDSRHLDEIYFDVRLTGFQEATRRVKEMTTLDLDYISTIMHNCFHTYEIGDMSLGDNATLCLSAVITQLVAVGAGEQLYKDIVQHTILDAVHKGLRSKTDSVQHEYTTVLAHLVKTFPAKKEFRDLVQLTNYSDLESDFFEHMKHIQIHRRGRALRKLAKQLTEGQVVMTPRSLQNYIMPYALTALLDEKMLKHENMISASVEVVGAVCRKLTWSKYLYYLKHFIHILQTAQAEQKLAVSLLVTVLESFHFDHQTLSREMEAAKAREAESVAVDVDDEEQAAADESDASDDEEEAMEVDGKTAPSEVPMETDTTSGEKDVASKEAATVDAKGPVAPKPTAVASGLPQSTEELESLISAIHTTVNNSVLPRLHKCLNAKIKRDDEHKAVKSKEVKDEEVVRIPIAFAMVKLMQTLPPHIMEANLPGILIKVCVLLRNRFQEIRDVARGTLVKIVETLGSRFLQYLLKEMQGVLVKGYQVHVLTFTVYQLLSVLSPTLKSGDLDPCMNMLLDIFNNELFGPVAEEKEVKGIVSKLMEARHSKSMDSYELLARFCSKESVTRFILPLKEILETSCSLKVCNRVGAVLRRLVLGLLVNEGMTSQDILLLCHGLVSESLPLLTKRDREKASAKPPPDPRLPPPSCLLLPPTPKRGGQKAPVSSRTNMHILVDAGLKLLHLSLKKSKVTSSEASALEMLDPFVLLLLDCLDSMHVKVITEALIAFTWLLKFPLPAVEQNANQLTKQLFVLLKDYSKAGAARGENYHLVQNCFKAITILVKNVKSNQISETQLQVLLGYAEEDIYDQSRQATAFGLLKAILSRKLIVPEMEEVMKKVAKLSVTGSNAMIRIHCRQIYLKYLLDYPLGKKLREHLDFVVAQLHYDHDTGRESVLEMLAYIIQTFPQNLLLKYSGLFFAPLTLVVVNDNSARCKKMAAMTIKALLTKLDVNHKNSLFSLVNTWLTAEKTSLRRLGAQICGLFVEVEEEKFARRVDDLLPLLEKEINPDNYEDIDEEQEERGADRLLYSFLTLITKLGKHCGLLELSKPRDTLGRMWGHIEAHLRYPHCWVWLTASQLFGQLFAAHQAEQLVAVWRGEKGDGSPLLPATAFITSSLDKKMRELALSFCYQLQSKFLDTGSGEQVIKNLLFVGKVIYLLSPESDVTPPQEEVTEEEEQRQNGDDKEREEEEDDMENEKEEEEEEEEDEDDKDDRPPSLLWLMKKLSLMAKREAAYTPKVPLKRTCVFKFLGAIAMDLGKERLGPYLTTIITPLYRELDSTYADQDPTLKNLAQELIELLKKQVGLETFSLAFSAVQKEFSQRRAARKRHRAMQAVANPDIAAKKKLKKHKNKIEAKKRKIEFLRPGYKAKKHRSHALKDLAMVK, from the exons CAAGTTTGCAGCAGAGAGCTTCTCTTTTCTGATGAGGAAG GTTCCAGATCTTGACGCCCTGCTGAGTCATGTGTTTTCAGACCTGCAGCAACACCCCGACAAGGCGGAGGGAGCAGGTCAGCTGCTGTTTGAAATGTGCAAAGGGGTCCGAAACATGTTCCACTCCTGCGCTGCAAAT GCTCTCCCTGTAGCTTTGCGTAAACTCGGACCTTCAACCAACCCAGGAGTCTCTCTGCCGTGGGACACTGTCAGGGACGCTCTGGATCACATGGCCCAGGCTGCAGCCAATCACATTGATAGAGAACACTTCCTGGTTTTGTGGGAGTCCTTACAG GTCAGTGTGGTGGAGGTCCTGGGCATCATGGAGACAAAAGGAGAAGAGGCGGAGCAGGCGACAGAGCAGCTTGAGAGGCTGCTGTTCATTCTCCACACCCTGGTGTCTCACAAGGACGGAGCTAAGGTCACCAAACCAGAGGCTGTCTGCCAG ACGGTGTTGCGGCTGATTCAGAGCTCGTCTCTGTCGGCTTCCTGTTCCCGTCTGCTCCTCCAGatcacttcctctctgctcctcggGGAGAACATTTCTCTGCCCAAAGCGCTCATCCAGGAGACAGTCCAAAAG GTGTTTGGCAGCACAGTGGGACAAGATCTGATCCTGGAGTTCACCAAGGAGATGTTCACTATGAAACAGTTTGAGCAG ctcttccTCCCCAGCCTGTTGCTCTTCACCGCCGGGTTGTTTGGCTGCGGCGATCCTCTGTCTCGCCACTGTGGGCTGGATGTGCTGGTCAGTCTGATCCTCGCCAAAGCCCCGCCCCCCACAGACGGCTCCATGGCCTTTGAAACCTACCCGCTGCTCTTCACTGGACAGACCACAGG AGTGTTCAGCAGTAAGGAGGCCAGTAGTGCAACATCAGAGCAGCCTGCAGTGCCAGAGCTGGTGCTGTCGCTGATCCAATTTCCCGAGGAGCAGAACCAGTCCATCACCGACCTGTCACTGCCTTGGTCCGCCCTGGTGCTTCTGCCACACCttag gccCATTGCTCCAGCTAGTGTTGTTCCCGCTGTGACTGCTTTCTTAAACCACCTCCTGTGTGAGATTGAGACGGACAAACTGGGCAAAG CTGGTCTATTTGTAGCCAGACAGGCCCTGAGCTGCCTCCTCACTCTGGACGGCTCTGCCCAGCTTCTCTCACTGGTCACTGTGGACAAGATCAACTCAATCCTGCG GAAGTTTCCCACAGACCTGTCTGCCCTGTTGCTAGGAGACTTGTACTACACCCGCCTGTCACTCAGCGGCGTTTCAGAGCACCTGTCCCACAGTGCACTGCTGGAGCTCCACCAGATGCTGCACGCCAACCTCTCCTCTAACATCTCCAAG atCCGCCTGCTAACTCTGAGGATCCTCTCTCAGTTCGAGGCAGAGCTCCCTCCACAGACTGAG GGTGAGGAGAACGTGGAGGTGCAGCCGGTGTTTGCAGTTTGCCTGCAGGCCGAGCTGGTGCCAGCGTCAGTGCAGGAATACAGGGAGAAGCTGCTTCACCTCCGCAAGCTGAGACAGGACCTGGTGCAGCGCAGTCTGCCTCAGGGGCCGCCCGGCACCTTCCAGCAG GTGCCTCTGCGTTACCTCATCGCCATGCTGTTCGTCAACTTCAGGCCACTGTGGGACGCAGTTATTGAACTTCTCGT GAGCCATGCCAGAGGGATGGACAACAAGGACTTCTGGAGGGTCTACCATGAACATCTGGAGATGGTGGCAGGGCTGGCTG AAAAAGAATTGCAGGAGAACGCCgaggatgatgaagaggaagagccGGGTCTTCAGGGCGAGCCGGGCTGCGATGTCATTGAAAGCGGTGATGTTGGGGTGCTGTTCCTAGAGCAGCTGAAGTCGACCTCTGACCCCAACGATAGGACAGATTTCCCCAACTTCCGCAGTCTGCTGTGGCGCTGCATGACCCAGTTTCCCGAAAGAGTGGAGCCACGCAGCCGCGAGCTGAGCCCTCTGCTGCTCCGCTTAGTCAG AAATGAGTTTTACCCCGCCGACCTGCTGGTGGCACCCACTCAGGACCTGAGGAAGGTGAATGACGCTGCCCCAGAGGAGTCTGGGATGGCtgtggaggaagaagaggagagagaggaagaggagcaggaggcgGAGGAGGGAGGCAAACAACAGAGGAAGGCTCTTCCAAGGAGGGCTGCTGCTAA ACAGCTGATTGCCCATCTGAAGGTATTCGCCAAATTCACCAACCCTCGCGCTCTCTACCTGGAGAGCAGTCTCAGTGAGCTCTATCATCAG TTGCTCTGCCATCAGGACCAGCAGATCCAGCGAGCAGCACTGGAATGTGTCCTCACGTACAAAGACTCCAACATAGTGCCATACAA GGAGAATCTCGAGAGGCTGCTGGACGACAAACACTTCAAAGAGGAGATCGTCCACTTCAACATATCTGAGGAGACGGGAGTAGTTGATGCTTCACACAGGGTCAGACTCATCCCATTTCTCATGag GATCCTGTTCGGCCGTCTGCGCAGTAAAGCAGGCAGCAAGTTTCAGGGGAAGGCGAGCGCCACCTCCCGCTCTTCCATTATCCTGCGTTTCCTGGCAGGTTGCCAAGCAGAGGAGCTGGGAATATTCATGGACCTGCTGCTGGAGCCTGTCAGCCATCACAGCCAAG GTTCCTGTCTGGCAGCAGTGGAGAAAGCTGTAGCTGACACAGACGTGGGCGCCGTCCTGCCGCTGGGCCGTCAGCACAGCCTGCTGAACATCATCAACGTGGTGATCCACAAGCTGGGCCACCTCATCCAAAGCTACCTGCCCAAGATGCTGCAGATCCTGCTGTGTGTCACCGCCTCTGTGTCCACCCTGTTGGACAAAAGGATCCAG CTACGTGCAGGTTGCATCAGTCCTCTGAAGAACCTCAGGCGACTCGGCATCCTGAGGATCCAGGACTTTTTTGACGGCTTCGACTCCTACAGCTTCAGCGAAGACGAGCTGGACGCTGTCTTTCAGGCTGTGGTCTGGCCTCAG GTGTGTCGCCTCCCCACAGAGAGCCCTTACTCCCCGACCCCTCTGCTGAAACTCATCCACCTGTGGTGCAAAAATGCCAG GTACTTCCCCCTCTTGGCCAAACAGAAGCCAAACCAGCCAGAGTGTGATGTCCTCCTAAACGTCTTCGCCCTCCTCTCAGCTAAGAACGCTTCCCCAGTGACCATCGCCATGGTTATGGACATAGCTGAATCCCTAGCAACCACTGAGGACTTTGTGGCCTCGGAGGCTGAGACAGAGCTGAGCGTCAATGGCTGTgtgttcccacagcccaaagagGGCGCTCTTATTGCTGCAG ACTCATTACGGAAGGGCTCCAGAGTGCTGCTGCCTCACATATCCACCCTGCTGAAGTACCTCAGTGGAGTCGTACGCAACACTGACAGACTCAAGAAGAAGAAGTTCAGGGCCCAGGTGGCCAAAGAGCTCAACATCCTCTCCAA GGTCAGTCGATTTGTGAGCGACAAAGAGCACAGCTCGGTGCTCATCAGCCTGTTGCTGCCCTACCTCCAGAAAGGCAACAATCCTCAA GAGACAGAAATCGACATCCTGGCCACAGTGCAGAACCTGCTGCGACAGTGTGCACAGCCCTCCGCCTTCCTGCGGCCGCTCAGCAAACTCTTCTCCGTCATCCACAACAAGCTGCCCAGGCAGGCCCTCACTAATGTCTTCCAG ACTCTGTCAGATCTGGAGCCTTCACTTGCGTACATTACTGATTTAGCAACAAAG CTTAACGCATTCGACAGTCGACACTTGGATGAGATCTACTTTGATGTGCGTCTCACGGGTTTCCAAGAAGCCACCAGGCGAGTCAAGGAGATGACGACTCTGGACCTGGACTACATCAGCACCATCATGCACAACTGCTTCCACACCTATGAG ATTGGGGACATGTCGCTAGGGGACAACGCCACCTTATGTCTGTCTGCAGTGATCACCCAGCTCGTGGCGGTCGGGGCTGGAGAACAGCTCTACAAGGACATCGTGCAACACACCATCCTGGATGCTGTGCACAAGGGGCTTCGCAGCAAGACAGAT AGTGTGCAGCATGAATACACCACCGTGCTGGCCCACCTGGTGAAGACCTTTCCCGCCAAGAAAGAGTTCAGAGACCTGGTGCAGCTCACCAACTACAGCGACCTCGAGTCTGACTTCTTTGAGCACATGAAGCACATCCAG ATCCACCGTCGGGGTCGTGCCCTGAGGAAGCTGGCCAAGCAGCTGACCGAGGGCCAGGTGGTGATGACGCCTCGTTCACTCCAGAATTACATCATGCCGTACGCCTTGACGGCTCTGCTGGATGAGAAGATGCTCAAG CACGAGAACATGATATCAGCGTCAGTGGAGGTGGTGGGCGCTGTGTGCCGCAAGCTGACCTGGTCGAAGTACCTCTACTACCTGAAACACTTCATACACATCCTGCAGACGGCACAGGCTGAGCAGAAATTGGCTGTCAG TTTGCTGGTCACAGTCCTGGAGTCTTTCCATTTTGACCATCAGACCCTCAGCAGAGAAATGGAGGCTGCCAAGGCCAGAGAGG CCGAGAGTGTTGCAGTCGATGTAGATGACGAGGAGCAAGCAGCAGCCGACGAATCAGACGCAAGCGATGACGAGGAGGAGGCAATGGAGGTAGACGGTAAGACTGCTCCATCTGAAGTTCCCATGGAAACGGACACCACAAGTGGAGAAAAGGATGTGGCCTCCAAGGAGGCAGCCACCGTGGACGCCAAAGGGCCAGTGGCTCCCAAACCCACCGCCGTAGCCAGCGGGCTGCCACAGAGCACAGAGGAGCTGGAGTCTCTGATCAGCGCCATCCACACGACTGTTAATAACAGCGTGCTGCCTCGCCTGCACAAGTGTCTCAATGCAAAG ATAAAGCGTGACGATGAGCACAAGGCGGTGAAGTCAAAGGAGGTGAAGGATGAGGAGGTGGTGAGGATACCGATAGCTTTCGCCATGGTCAAACTGATGCAGACTCTGCCGCCGCACATCATGGAGGCCAACCTGCCTGG GATCCTGATCaaggtgtgtgtgctgctgaggAACCGCTTCCAGGAGATCCGTGACGTGGCGAGGGGAACCCTGGTGAAGATCGTGGAGACGTTAGGCAGCAGGTTCCTGCAGTACCTGCTCAAAGAGATGCAGGGAGTCCTGGTCAAGGGCTACCAG GTCCACGTGCTAACGTTCACTGTGTACCAGCTGCTGTCAGTCCTCAGTCCGACCCTAAAGAGTGGCGACTTGGACCCATGCATGAACATGCTCCTTGAT ATCTTCAACAACGAGCTGTTTGGGCCTGTtgcagaggagaaggaggtgaAGGGGATCGTCTCCAAGCTGATGGAGGCCCGGCACAGCAAGAGCATGGACTCCTATGAGCTGCTGGCGCGCTTCTGCAGCAAGGAGAGTGTCACCAGGTTTATTCTGCCACTGAAGGAG ATCCTGGAGACGTCATGCAGTCTGAAGGTGTGTAACCGAGTGGGTGCCGTGCTGCGTCGGCTGGTCCTGGGTCTGCTCGTCAACGAGGGCATGACCTCTCAGGATATCTTGCTGCTGTGCCACGGCCTGGTCAGCGAGAGTCTGCCGCTGCTCACCAAGAGAGACCg AGAGAAAGCATCAGCTAAGCCTCCCCCAGACCCCAGACTGCCCCCTCCCAGCTGCCTGCTCCTGCCTCCAACTCCAAAGAGAGGAGGTCAGAAAGCTCCGGTCAGCAGCCGCACCAACATGCACATCCTGGTGGACGCTGGCCTCAAG cTGCTCCACCTGAGTCTGAAGAAATCCAAAGTGACGTCATCAGAGGCCTCAGCTCTGGAGATGCTGGATCCTttcgtgctgctgctgctcgacTGCCTCGACTCCATGCACGTCAAG GTGATCACAGAGGCTCTGATCGCATTCACTTGGCTGTTAAAGTTCCCTCTGCCAGCTGTGGAGCAGAACGCCAACCAGCTGACCAAGCAGCTCTTTGTCCTGCTGAAGGATTACTCTAAGGCCGGAGCCGCCCGCGGAGAGAACTACCACCTTGTGCAGAACTGCTTCAAG GCCATCACCATACTGGTGAAGAACGTCAAAAGCAACCAGATCTCAGAGACACAGCTGCAGGTGCTGCTGGGATACGCTGAGGAGGACATCTATGACCAGTCTCGCCAGGCCACCGCCTTCGGCCTGCTGAAG GCGATTCTGTCCAGGAAGCTCATTGTTCcagagatggaggaggtgaTGAAAAAAGTGGCCAAGCTTTCTGTCACTGGCAGCAACGCTATGATCAGAATCCACTGTCGACAG ATCTATCTAAAATACCTGCTGGACTACCCACTGGGGAAGAAGCTGAGAGAGCACCTGGACTTTGTGGTGGCCCAGCTGCACTATGACCACGACACAGGCAGGGAGTCTGTGCTGGAGATGCTGGCCTATATCATCCAGACATTCCCTCAG AACCTGCTGTTGAAGTATAGTGGATTGTTTTTTGCCCCGCTGACCCTGGTTGTGGTCAACGATAACTCAGCACGGTGTAAGAAAATGGCCGCCATGACCATCAAGGCCCTGCTGACCAAGCTGGACGTGAACCATAAGAACTCCCTGTTCTCCCTCGTCAACACCTGGCTGACTGCAGAGAag ACCAGTCTGCGGCGTCTCGGGGCTCAGATATGCGGCCTGtttgtggaggtggaggaggagaagtttGCCCGTCGCGTGGACgacctgctgcctctgctggaGAAAGAGATAAACCCTGACAACTACGAAGAT ATCgatgaggagcaggaggagagaggagcagatAGGCTGTTGTACAGTTTCCTGACTCTCATTACCAAACTGGGCAAACACTGCGGCCTGCTGGAGCTCAGCAAGCCTCGGGACACACTCGGTCGTATGTGGG GTCACATTGAAGCCCACCTGCGGTACCCTCACTGCTGGGTGTGGCTGACTGCCTCACAGCTTTTTGGTCAGCTGTTTGCAGCCCATCAGGCGGAGCAGCTGGTAGCTGtctggagaggagagaaaggtgATGGCTCACCTCTGTTGCCAGCCACAGCTTTCATCACCAGCAGTCTGGACAAGAAG ATGAGAGAGTTGGCGTTATCTTTCTGCTATCAACTACAGTCCAAGTTCCTAGACACAGGGTCAGGAGAGCAG GTGATCAAGAACCTACTGTTCGTCGGCAAGGTGATCTACCTCTTGTCCCCCGAGTCTGACGTCACTCCCCCTCAGGAAGAagtgacagaggaagaggaacagAGGCAGAATGGAGATGacaaggagagggaggaggaagaagatgacATGGAGAacgaaaaggaggaggaggaggaggaggaggaggatgaagatgatAAGGATGATCGGCCTCCTTCCCTGCTGTGGTTGATGAAGAAGCTGTCGCTGATGGCCAAGAGAGAAGCAGCATACACTCCCAAAGTTCCACTCAAG AGGACATGTGTGTTTAAGTTCCTCGGGGCAATAGCCATGGACCTTGGGAAGGAACGACTCGGCCCCTATCTGACCACTATCATCACTCCTCTGTACAGGGAGCTGGACAGCACCTATGCAGATCAAG ATCCCACCCTGAAGAACCTGGCACAGGAGCTGATCGAGCTGCTGAAGAAACAGGTGGGGCTGGAGACGTTCTCTCTGGCTTTCTCTGCTGTCCAGAAGGAGTTTTCACAGAGGCGAGCGGCACGAAAACGACACAGAGCCATGCAG GCGGTGGCTAACCCAGACATCGCAGCGAAGAAGAAACTCAAGAAGCACAAGAACAAAATCGAAGCTAAGAAGAGGAAGATTGAGTTTCTGCGGCCTGGATATAAAGCAAAGAAGCACCGGAGCCACGCGCTTAAAGATCTGGCCATGGTTAAGTGA
- the arl1 gene encoding ADP-ribosylation factor-like protein 1, translated as MGNFFSNLFMGLLGSREMRILILGLDGAGKTTILYRLQVGEVVTTIPTIGFNVETVTYRNLKFQVWDLGGQTSIRPYWRCYYSNTDAVIYVVDSSDRDRMGISKSELVAMLEEEELKKAILVVFANKQDMDQAMTPSEVANSLGLSALKDRKWQIFRTSATKGTGLEEAMDWLVDSLKSRQ; from the exons ATGG GTAATTTCTTCTCTAATCTCTTCATGGGCCTGTTAGGCTCCAGAGAGATGAGGATTCTGATCCTGGGTTTGGACGGCGCAGGGAAAACAACCATTCTGTACCGGCTGCAGGTTGGAGAGGTGGTCACCACAATCCCCA CAATCGGCTTCAACGTGGAGACAGTCACATACAGGAATCTGAAGTTCCAGGTGTGGGATCTGGGAGGACAGACAAGTATCAG GCCCTACTGGCGGTGTTACTACTCGAACACAGATGCAGTCATCTATGTGGTTGACAGCAGTGACCGGGACAGGATGGGCATCTCAAAGTCTGAGCTGGTGGCCATGTTGGAG gaggaggagctgaagaaaGCTATCCTGGTGGTCTTTGCAAACAAACAGGACATGGACCAGGCAATGACGCCCAGTGAGGTGGCCAACTCTCTTGGCCTTTCCGCcctcaaagacagaaaatggCAGATCTTCAGGACCTCGGCCACAAAGGGCACTGGGCTGGAAGAAGCAATGGACTG GCTGGTGGATTCCCTGAAGAGTCGACAGTAA